In the Brassica napus cultivar Da-Ae chromosome A7, Da-Ae, whole genome shotgun sequence genome, one interval contains:
- the LOC106357378 gene encoding gibberellin 2-beta-dioxygenase 1-like — protein sequence MTILPKLVEELKSGFSPIPVIDISDPESKHALVKACEDFGFFKVINHGVPSELVSVLEHEAVKFFSLPTSYKNQVTGWPFGYGNGKIGRNGDVGWVEYLLMNVNLDIGSDPFLPGLLNNRETIRNAVLEYTTSVRKMTCDVLEMITDGLGIKPRNTLSKLVSDQNSDSKFRLNHYPPCPLIHENIDGACNNVIIGFGEHTDPQILSVLRSNNTSGFQINLTNGSWISVPSDPSSFFFNVCDSLQVLTNGRFKSVKHRVLTNSMKSRFSMIYFAGPPLTQRISPLTCLMNNEDESLYEEFTWSEYKSSAYNSRLSDNRLQPFERKLFPLND from the exons ATGACTATATTGCCTAAACTGGTCGAAGAACTAAAATCGGGGTTTTCTCCAATCCCGGTTATAGATATCTCTGACCCAGAGTCCAAACACGCCCTGGTAAAAGCCTGTGAAGACTTTGGGTTCTTCAAGGTGATCAACCATGGAGTACCCTCGGAGCTAGTATCTGTTTTGGAACACGAGGCTGTCAAGTTCTTCTCATTGCCCACGTCCTACAAAAACCAAGTCACAGGTTGGCCCTTTGGATACGGGAACGGAAAGATTGGTCGGAATGGTGACGTTGGTTGGGTTGAGTACTTGTTGATGAATGTCAATCTTGATATCGGTTCGGATCCGTTCCTTCCGGGTCTCTTGAATAACCGAGAAACTATAAG GAACGCAGTGTTGGAGTACACAACATCAGTGAGGAAAATGACATGTGATGTTTTGGAGATGATTACTGATGGGTTAGGGATCAAACCGAGGAACACACTTAGCAAGCTTGTCTCTGATCAAAACAGTGACTCGAAATTCAGACTTAATCATTATCCACCATGCCCTCTCATCCACGAAAATATCGATGGTGCATGCAACAATGTGATCATAGGTTTTGGAGAACACACTGATCCTCAAATCTTATCTGTCTTAAGGTCTAACAACACTTCTGGTTTCCAAATCAATCTAACTAATGGCTCCTGGATATCTGTCCCTTCAGATCcgtcctccttcttcttcaacgTCTGCGACTCTCTCCAG GTGTTAACAAATGGGAGGTTCAAGAGCGTGAAGCATAGGGTTTTAACGAACAGCATGAAATCTAGGTTTTCTATGATTTACTTTGCTGGACCTCCGTTGACTCAGAGAATCTCTCCATTGACTTGTCTTATGAACAATGAGGACGAGAGTTTGTACGAAGAGTTCACTTGGTCTGAGTATAAAAGCTCTGCCTACAACTCTAGGTTGTCTGATAATAGGCTTCAGCCATTTGAAAGGAAACTGTTTCCGTTGAATGATTGA